In Prunus dulcis chromosome 2, ALMONDv2, whole genome shotgun sequence, a single genomic region encodes these proteins:
- the LOC117618960 gene encoding protein IQ-DOMAIN 14-like isoform X1: MAKRSWFNIVKRFFVSETQSKQKNKEKRRKWIFGKLKIKRLASLTAPSPPSPLKQRTQNEAEEEQSRHALTVAIASTAAAAHAAAEVVRLTGTPQSSEKCLEEEKSLSINIAQNEATKLAHQCERQVQESAAVKIQTAFRGYLAKKALRALKGIVKLQAIIRGRAVRRQAMTTLKCLQSIINIQSHACARRFQTIEDAPHCDEHNQFQNLRDTIIRMDSNTQRMWDGSLISKEEAEALFLSKKEATLKRERIREYSYTHRKSAESERNKVNGRWRYWLDQWVDTQLSKSKELEDLDTVLDLNAKRKEEFGGKQLRLRNFQRQKIQIEGMDSPVFVPRRSSYHRKQCSLGDENSFTSSPVVPTYMAATKSAKAKARSLSSPKLRAGSLDTYSESYSPCKNNISLISSITSEVPISSTGKILGKCSSIQQRSPSMKGLPSPLRLKQTAKDRSFDWDRQTAFR; the protein is encoded by the exons ATGGCAAAGAGGAGCTGGTTCAATATAGTGAAGAGGTTCTTTGTTTCAGAGACACAGTCAAAGCAAAAAAAT aaggagaagagaaggaaatgGATTTTTGGAAAGCTTAAGATCAAAAGACTAGCCTCATTAACTgcaccatcaccaccatcaccattaAAACAAAGGACACAAAATGAGGCAGAGGAAGAACAGAGCAGGCATGCTCTGACTGTGGCTATTGCCAGCACTGCTGCAGCAGCTCATGCTGCTGCTGAGGTTGTGAGGCTCACTGGCACGCCACAGTCTTCTGAGAAATGTTTGGAGGAGGAAAAATCATTGTCAATCAATATTGCTCAAAATGAGGCCACTAAGTTGGCACATCAATGTGAGAGACAAGTACAAGAATCTGCAGCTGTGAAAATACAAACTGCCTTTAGAGGCTATCTT GCAAAGAAGGCTTTGAGAGCACTAAAGGGAATAGTGAAGCTTCAAGCGATTATTCGAGGACGGGCTGTGAGACGTCAAGCAATGACTACACTCAAGTGCTTGCAATCCATAATAAATATCCAATCACATGCCTGCGCTAGGAGATTCCAAACGATCGAAGACGCTCCCCATTGCGATGAACATAATCAGTTCCAAAATTTGAGAGACACGATAATAAGG ATGGACTCAAACACTCAAAGAATGTGGGATGGCAGCCTCATTTCAAAGGAAGAGGCAGAGGCCTTGTTTCTAAGCAAGAAAGAAGCTACGCTTAAGAGAGAACGAATAAGGGAATACTCGTATACCCATCGG AAGTCAGCAGAATCAGAGAGAAACAAGGTAAATGGAAGATGGAGATACTGGTTGGACCAATGGGTAGATACACAACTTTCTAAAAGCAAAGAACTTGAGGACTTGGACAcggttttggatttgaatgcAAAGCGTAAAGAAGAATTTGGAGGAAAACAACTTAGGCTGAGAAACTTCCAAAGACAAAAGATTCAGATTGAAGGAATGGATTCTCCGGTGTTTGTACCAAGAAGATCTTCATACCACAGAAAGCAGTGTTCATTGGGAGATGAGAATTCCTTCACAAGCTCTCCTGTTGTTCCAACTTACATGgctgcaacaaaatctgcCAAGGCAAAAGCAAGGTCTCTAAGCTCCCCTAAGTTAAGGGCAGGCAGTTTAGATACTTACTCTGAGAGCTATTCACCATGCAAGAATAACATCTCTCTTATATCTTCTATCACCAGTGAAGTCCCAATTAGCAGCACTGGAAAAATATTGGGCAAGTGTAGTAGTATCCAGCAAAGATCTCCAAGCATGAAGGGCCTTCCAAGCCCTTTAAGATTAAAACAGACGGCAAAGGATCGAAGCTTCGATTGGGATAGACAAACTGCTTTTAGATGA
- the LOC117618960 gene encoding protein IQ-DOMAIN 14-like isoform X2 yields MAKRSWFNIVKRFFVSETQSKQKNEKRRKWIFGKLKIKRLASLTAPSPPSPLKQRTQNEAEEEQSRHALTVAIASTAAAAHAAAEVVRLTGTPQSSEKCLEEEKSLSINIAQNEATKLAHQCERQVQESAAVKIQTAFRGYLAKKALRALKGIVKLQAIIRGRAVRRQAMTTLKCLQSIINIQSHACARRFQTIEDAPHCDEHNQFQNLRDTIIRMDSNTQRMWDGSLISKEEAEALFLSKKEATLKRERIREYSYTHRKSAESERNKVNGRWRYWLDQWVDTQLSKSKELEDLDTVLDLNAKRKEEFGGKQLRLRNFQRQKIQIEGMDSPVFVPRRSSYHRKQCSLGDENSFTSSPVVPTYMAATKSAKAKARSLSSPKLRAGSLDTYSESYSPCKNNISLISSITSEVPISSTGKILGKCSSIQQRSPSMKGLPSPLRLKQTAKDRSFDWDRQTAFR; encoded by the exons ATGGCAAAGAGGAGCTGGTTCAATATAGTGAAGAGGTTCTTTGTTTCAGAGACACAGTCAAAGCAAAAAAAT gagaagagaaggaaatgGATTTTTGGAAAGCTTAAGATCAAAAGACTAGCCTCATTAACTgcaccatcaccaccatcaccattaAAACAAAGGACACAAAATGAGGCAGAGGAAGAACAGAGCAGGCATGCTCTGACTGTGGCTATTGCCAGCACTGCTGCAGCAGCTCATGCTGCTGCTGAGGTTGTGAGGCTCACTGGCACGCCACAGTCTTCTGAGAAATGTTTGGAGGAGGAAAAATCATTGTCAATCAATATTGCTCAAAATGAGGCCACTAAGTTGGCACATCAATGTGAGAGACAAGTACAAGAATCTGCAGCTGTGAAAATACAAACTGCCTTTAGAGGCTATCTT GCAAAGAAGGCTTTGAGAGCACTAAAGGGAATAGTGAAGCTTCAAGCGATTATTCGAGGACGGGCTGTGAGACGTCAAGCAATGACTACACTCAAGTGCTTGCAATCCATAATAAATATCCAATCACATGCCTGCGCTAGGAGATTCCAAACGATCGAAGACGCTCCCCATTGCGATGAACATAATCAGTTCCAAAATTTGAGAGACACGATAATAAGG ATGGACTCAAACACTCAAAGAATGTGGGATGGCAGCCTCATTTCAAAGGAAGAGGCAGAGGCCTTGTTTCTAAGCAAGAAAGAAGCTACGCTTAAGAGAGAACGAATAAGGGAATACTCGTATACCCATCGG AAGTCAGCAGAATCAGAGAGAAACAAGGTAAATGGAAGATGGAGATACTGGTTGGACCAATGGGTAGATACACAACTTTCTAAAAGCAAAGAACTTGAGGACTTGGACAcggttttggatttgaatgcAAAGCGTAAAGAAGAATTTGGAGGAAAACAACTTAGGCTGAGAAACTTCCAAAGACAAAAGATTCAGATTGAAGGAATGGATTCTCCGGTGTTTGTACCAAGAAGATCTTCATACCACAGAAAGCAGTGTTCATTGGGAGATGAGAATTCCTTCACAAGCTCTCCTGTTGTTCCAACTTACATGgctgcaacaaaatctgcCAAGGCAAAAGCAAGGTCTCTAAGCTCCCCTAAGTTAAGGGCAGGCAGTTTAGATACTTACTCTGAGAGCTATTCACCATGCAAGAATAACATCTCTCTTATATCTTCTATCACCAGTGAAGTCCCAATTAGCAGCACTGGAAAAATATTGGGCAAGTGTAGTAGTATCCAGCAAAGATCTCCAAGCATGAAGGGCCTTCCAAGCCCTTTAAGATTAAAACAGACGGCAAAGGATCGAAGCTTCGATTGGGATAGACAAACTGCTTTTAGATGA
- the LOC117619030 gene encoding cytokinin dehydrogenase 6, whose amino-acid sequence MRYPPVYFLKQMNTFIIKGFMILFVSCVTIKLNLCSPNTPSLNTLPLDGHFNFHEVHHAARDFGNRYQFLPMAVLHPKTVSDIATTIKHIWDMGPHSELTVAARGHGHSLQGQAQTQRGVVINMESLEGPEIQVYTGSSPYVDVSGGELWINILHESLKYGLAPKSWTDYLHLTIGGTLSNAGISGQAFRHGPQISNVHQLEVVTGKGEVINCSEKQNEDLFHSVLGGLGQFGIITRARISLEAAPARVKWIRVLYSDFAAFTQDQEHLISSENTFDYVEGFVIINRTGLLNNWRSSFNSKDPVQASQFKSDGRTLFCLELAKYFNLDKTDLINEEVENFLSRLSYIRSTLFMSEVAYIDFLDRVHVSEIKLRSKDLWDVPHPWLNLLIPKSKIHTFAEEVFGSILTATSNGPILIYPVNRSRWDNRTSVVIPEEHIFYLVAFLTSAVPSSTGTDGLEHILTQNKRILEFCETAHLGVKQYLPHYTTKKEWQAHFGPRWEAFVQRKSAYDPLAILAPGQRIFQKAIPFS is encoded by the exons ATGAGATATCCACCAGTTTACTTCCTTAAACAAATGAACACTTTTATCATAAAAGGCTTCATGATCTTGTTCGTGAGCTGTGTAACAATCAAATTGAACCTTTGTTCTCCAAACACTCCCTCATTGAATACACTTCCCCTCGATGGGCATTTCAACTTTCATGAAGTTCACCATGCAGCCAGAGATTTTGGCAACAGATACCAGTTCCTCCCTATGGCAGTACTACATCCAAAAACGGTTTCTGACATCGCCACTACAATTAAGCATATTTGGGATATGGGTCCTCATTCAGAGCTCACAGTTGCAGCTAGAGGCCATGGCCACTCACTCCAGGGCCAGGCACAAACCCAAAGGGGAGTTGTCATCAATATGGAATCACTCGAGGGCCCTGAAATCCAAGTTTACACTGGAAGTTCTCCATATGTGGATGTCTCCGGTGGTGAGTTGTGGATAAATATTCTGCATGAAAGCTTGAAATATGGATTAGCGCCAAAGTCATGGACAGACTACCTACATCTAACTATTGGTGGTACTCTGTCTAATGCTGGGATCAGTGGGCAGGCATTCCGGCATGGTCCCCAGATCAGCAATGTCCACCAGCTGGAAGTTGTCACAG GAAAAGGGGAAGTTATAAATTGTTCAGAGAAGCAGAATGAAGACCTATTTCATAGTGTTCTTGGAGGGCTTGGTCAGTTTGGCATCATAACCCGGGCGAGAATATCGTTGGAAGCAGCACCTGCACGG GTAAAATGGATTAGAGTCCTGTATTCAGATTTTGCGGCCTTTACCCAAGATCAGGAGCATCTAATATCTTCAGAAAATACATTTGACTACGTTGAGGGATTTGTGATAATAAACCGGACCGGTCTGCTAAACAACTGGAGATCATCCTTCAATTCAAAGGACCCGGTTCAGGCCAGCCAGTTCAAGTCAGATGGAAGAACCCTCTTCTGCCTAGAATTGGCCAAATACTTCAACCTGGACAAGACTGACTTAATAAATGAG GAAGTTGAGAACTTCTTGTCTCGGTTAAGCTATATCCGTTCAACGCTATTCATGTCAGAAGTTGCATACATAGATTTCTTGGACAGGGTACATGTGTCTGAGATCAAATTACGATCAAAAGATTTGTGGGACGTTCCACACCCATGGCTCAATCTGCTAATaccaaaaagcaaaattcaCACTTTTGCTGAAGAAGTCTTTGGCAGTATCCTTACAGCAACAAGCAACGGCCCCATCCTCATCTATCCAGTCAACAGATCAAG GTGGGACAACAGAACTTCCGTAGTTATACCGGAGGAACATATTTTCTACTTAGTGGCATTCCTTACATCTGCTGTTCCCTCTTCAACTGGAACTGACGGATTAGAACACATCTTAACTCAGAACAAAAGAATTCTAGAATTCTGTGAAACAGCCCATCTTGGGGTCAAGCAATATCTACCCCATTACACTACAAAGAAAGAATGGCAGGCCCACTTTGGCCCACGCTGGGAAGCTTTTGTGCAGAGAAAATCTGCTTATGACCCTCTGGCAATACTTGCTCCTGGACAAAGAATATTTCAAAAGGCAATACCCTTCTCATGA